A genome region from Dolichospermum compactum NIES-806 includes the following:
- a CDS encoding beta strand repeat-containing protein, which yields LGDDVYIVDSTTDIITENTSGGTDTIQSSTTFNIATLTNIENLTLTGTTAINGTGNAGNNILTGNSANNTLNGGAGNDTLDGGAGIDTLIGGTGVDTLIGGDGNDTYYVDNTSDTITENANQGTDIVYSTTNYVLSGNVENLTLTGTTAINGTGNAGNNVLTGNAADNTLDGGAGNDTLDGGAGIDTLIGGDGNDTYIIDTTTDTIIENANDLLGTDTIQSSVTYSLAALANVENLTLTGTTAINGTGNAGNNVLTGNAADNIFDGGAGNDTLDGGAGIDTLIGGLGDDTYYVDDSSDIVTENANEGTDTIFSAIDYALSGNVENLTLTGTTVINGTGNAANNIIVGNAADNILDGDAGVDTLIGGDGNDTYYVDNTSDTITENANQGTDTVYSTIDYALSGNVENLFLLGLATEGTGNASNNTIIGNELNNTLNGGAGVDTLIGGDGDDTYIVDSITDIITEYFGEGTDTIQSSVTYDLDPLSNIENLTLTGTTAINGTGNAGNNVITGNSANNTLDGGAGNDTLTGGTGKDTLTGGLGADRFDYRTLADSVFNTFDVIIGFNANAGNDLFLVSTARTAFSNAGIVATLDTAGIAAKLTTTSFTVNAAAQFSFGSRSFVAINDATAGFSATTDAIIEVIGLTGTLGLNNFTTTLA from the coding sequence TTTGGGTGATGACGTTTACATTGTTGATAGTACCACTGACATTATCACCGAAAATACAAGTGGTGGCACAGATACCATTCAATCTAGTACCACTTTTAACATTGCCACCCTAACCAACATCGAAAATCTAACCCTGACAGGAACAACAGCAATTAACGGTACTGGTAACGCAGGTAATAACATCCTCACGGGTAACAGTGCCAATAATACCCTCAATGGTGGGGCAGGCAATGACACCCTTGATGGTGGTGCGGGTATTGATACCTTAATCGGTGGCACGGGTGTTGATACTTTGATTGGTGGTGATGGTAATGATACTTACTATGTTGACAATACTAGTGACACCATTACCGAAAATGCCAACCAAGGAACAGATATAGTTTACAGCACTACCAACTATGTTCTGTCTGGAAACGTCGAAAACCTGACACTAACAGGAACAACAGCAATTAACGGGACTGGTAACGCCGGTAATAACGTCCTTACGGGTAACGCTGCTGATAATACCCTTGACGGTGGGGCAGGTAATGACACCTTGGATGGCGGTGCGGGTATTGATACCTTAATTGGTGGTGATGGTAATGATACTTACATTATAGACACCACAACTGATACCATTATCGAAAATGCCAACGACCTATTAGGAACAGATACTATTCAATCCAGTGTCACCTATAGTCTTGCGGCTCTTGCTAACGTCGAAAACCTGACACTAACAGGAACAACAGCAATTAACGGGACTGGTAACGCCGGTAATAACGTCCTCACAGGTAATGCTGCTGATAATATCTTTGACGGTGGAGCAGGCAATGACACCCTTGATGGTGGTGCGGGTATTGATACCTTAATTGGTGGGTTGGGTGATGATACTTACTATGTTGATGATAGCAGTGATATCGTTACCGAAAATGCCAACGAAGGCACAGATACGATTTTCAGCGCCATTGACTATGCTCTCTCTGGAAATGTCGAAAACCTGACTCTAACAGGAACAACAGTAATTAACGGTACAGGAAACGCAGCTAATAACATCATTGTAGGTAACGCTGCTGATAATATCCTTGACGGTGATGCGGGTGTTGATACTTTGATTGGTGGTGATGGTAATGATACTTACTATGTTGACAATACTAGTGACACCATTACCGAAAATGCCAACCAAGGCACAGATACGGTTTACAGCACTATTGACTATGCTCTCTCTGGAAATGTCGAAAACTTGTTCCTGTTAGGGTTAGCCACTGAGGGTACAGGGAATGCCAGTAATAACACCATCATAGGCAATGAACTCAATAATACCCTCAATGGTGGTGCAGGTGTTGATACCTTAATTGGTGGTGATGGTGACGATACTTACATTGTTGATAGTATTACTGACATCATTACGGAATATTTTGGGGAAGGTACAGATACCATTCAATCCAGTGTTACTTATGATCTTGACCCTCTGAGCAATATTGAAAACCTAACTCTCACAGGAACAACAGCAATTAACGGGACTGGTAACGCAGGTAATAACGTCATCACAGGTAACAGTGCTAATAACACCCTTGACGGTGGTGCGGGTAATGACACCCTAACAGGGGGAACCGGAAAAGATACTCTAACTGGAGGGCTGGGAGCAGACCGTTTTGACTACCGCACCTTAGCAGATTCTGTCTTCAATACCTTTGATGTGATTATCGGCTTCAATGCTAATGCTGGAAATGATTTATTCCTTGTTTCCACTGCCCGCACCGCATTTTCTAATGCAGGAATTGTGGCAACACTTGATACAGCCGGAATTGCAGCTAAGTTAACTACAACTAGTTTTACAGTTAATGCTGCTGCTCAATTCTCCTTTGGTAGCCGCAGCTTTGTAGCTATTAATGATGCTACCGCAGGATTTAGTGCGACTACTGATGCCATCATTGAGGTGATAGGATTAACAGGTACTTTAGGATTAAATAACTTTACAACTACCTTAGCGTAG
- a CDS encoding ABC transporter ATP-binding protein: protein MKTRSNYWQLLPYIRTQWETIAKGFIGILGYVLATLTLINVAGKLAVPFGNGNVLAIAQLAGISAAIFLVRGFFQSVQDLYMAKAALRVAFYLRQQVYTHLQKLNLSYFETAKAGDLSYRLTEDVDRVGEVINKLFHDFTPCALQLIAIPIYMIYLNWQLTLATVIVAPIMGILIGWFGERLRKYSLKSQSRISDLSAILTEIFSGIRLIQAFAAEKYEIERFSHEAERSFKAKYSVERLKAIQIPIVGFLEAVSALSLLMVGTWQISQRNLTVGEFFSYLTAAALLIDPIGHTTNNYNEFKQGEASVDRVFELLAIQPTVLEKVNAITLPSVHGKVEYCNITFAYKSGETVLNNISLLVMPGQAIALVGASGAGKTTFVNLLPRFYDPEFGEIFIDGINIRDVTLNSLRKQIGIVPQETIMFSGTIAQNIAFGQDDFDINAVESAAKIANADQFIQQLPEGYQTWVGERGVNLSGGQRQRIAIARAVLLNPQILILDEATSALDSESEALVQEALERLMENRTVLIIAHRLSTVRKCDRILVLEKGQIVESGNHEELLELEGRYARYYAQQ, encoded by the coding sequence TTATTGGCAACTTTTACCCTATATCCGCACCCAGTGGGAAACTATCGCTAAGGGTTTTATAGGAATTTTAGGATATGTACTGGCAACTTTAACCCTGATTAATGTCGCGGGGAAGTTGGCAGTTCCTTTCGGAAATGGTAATGTATTAGCGATCGCTCAATTAGCGGGAATCAGTGCGGCTATCTTTCTTGTCAGGGGCTTTTTTCAGTCTGTGCAAGATTTGTACATGGCAAAAGCAGCTTTAAGGGTGGCTTTTTATCTCCGACAACAGGTTTATACTCATTTACAAAAACTCAATCTCAGCTATTTTGAAACTGCTAAGGCTGGAGATCTATCCTATCGTCTCACGGAAGATGTTGATAGGGTTGGAGAAGTTATCAATAAGCTTTTTCATGATTTTACTCCCTGTGCTTTACAGTTAATTGCTATTCCCATTTACATGATTTATTTGAATTGGCAACTTACTCTAGCGACGGTAATTGTCGCCCCAATTATGGGAATTTTAATTGGTTGGTTTGGGGAAAGATTACGGAAATATTCTCTCAAAAGTCAAAGTCGTATTTCTGATTTATCAGCTATTTTAACAGAAATTTTCAGCGGTATCCGATTAATTCAAGCTTTTGCTGCGGAAAAATACGAAATAGAGCGATTTAGTCATGAAGCCGAACGCAGTTTTAAAGCTAAATATTCAGTCGAAAGATTAAAAGCTATTCAAATTCCCATTGTGGGATTTTTAGAAGCTGTCAGTGCGTTATCTTTGCTAATGGTAGGAACTTGGCAAATATCTCAACGCAATTTAACGGTAGGTGAATTTTTTAGTTATTTAACAGCAGCAGCTTTGTTAATTGATCCTATTGGTCATACTACTAATAACTATAATGAATTTAAACAAGGTGAGGCATCAGTTGATCGGGTTTTTGAGTTATTAGCAATTCAACCAACGGTGTTAGAAAAAGTTAATGCTATTACTCTTCCATCTGTTCATGGTAAGGTTGAATATTGCAATATCACTTTTGCTTATAAATCAGGAGAAACTGTATTAAATAATATTAGTTTATTAGTCATGCCCGGTCAAGCCATTGCCTTGGTTGGTGCTTCTGGTGCTGGTAAAACTACTTTTGTGAATCTGTTACCTCGATTTTATGATCCTGAATTTGGGGAAATTTTTATAGATGGCATAAATATTCGAGATGTGACTTTAAATAGTTTAAGAAAACAAATTGGGATTGTTCCCCAAGAAACGATTATGTTTTCGGGAACTATTGCCCAAAATATCGCTTTCGGACAAGATGATTTCGATATTAACGCAGTAGAATCAGCGGCAAAAATCGCCAATGCTGATCAATTTATTCAGCAATTACCGGAAGGTTATCAGACTTGGGTAGGAGAGCGAGGTGTGAATTTATCAGGGGGACAAAGACAGCGAATTGCGATCGCTCGTGCAGTCCTTCTCAACCCGCAAATATTGATACTTGATGAAGCCACATCTGCCTTAGATTCGGAATCAGAAGCTTTGGTACAAGAGGCTTTGGAGAGATTGATGGAAAACCGCACGGTGTTAATTATTGCCCATAGATTATCAACGGTGCGGAAGTGCGATCGCATTTTGGTGTTAGAAAAAGGGCAAATTGTCGAATCGGGAAATCATGAGGAATTATTAGAATTAGAAGGGAGATATGCGCGGTATTATGCTCAACAATAA